From a single Porites lutea chromosome 10, jaPorLute2.1, whole genome shotgun sequence genomic region:
- the LOC140950366 gene encoding protoporphyrinogen oxidase-like, which yields MAAAVTKQKLSTAKFAVLGGGISGLTAAYRLLNRVKDPSNIIVLESSNRVGGWVQSCVTEHGAVFELGPRSIRPVGKAGMATLKMVQDIGLEKRILAVPRSHPAAKSRFIYSRGKLHELPTGIMSLMKRQPLFSKSLLPLILKEPFVRRKQDDVDESVYDFFKRRMSVEVAEYLSDPLCRGIFAGDTRLLSLKSCFPSVYQYENQHGSILKGAFLTKEAPDTSVLSPLSTIAKKERWSTWSIEGGMQTVTDKLHDILKQQGVSIKMNAPCTSLSMTSDGKLTVHSVNDQITVDHVISCIPAQCLANIVPLDWKPLADELSNIHTTTVGVVNLEYEGSVVPVEGFGYLVPSSDETQVLGIIFDSCAFPENDRHHGGKTTRITVMMGGHWFNSLFGDPDSVDPNHLQNVAIETAEKTLGIRTKPTSCLTSILRDCITQYTLGHSDRIKNIFDFIESRKLPLTLIGASYNGVSVNDCIYNAQQAVDRILESRDEIP from the exons ATGGCTGCTGCAGTGACAAAGCAGAAACTTTCCACTGCTAAATTTGCCGTTCTTGGAGGAGGAATTTCAGGACTTACCGCTGCCTATCGACTTTTAAACAGAGTTAAAGATCCTAGTAACATAATCGTCCTTGAATCAAGCAATCGTGTGGGTGGATGGGTGCAAAGTTGTGTTACGGAACACGGTGCTGTCTTTGAGTTAGGTCCCCGTAGTATCCGTCCTGTTGGCAAGGCAGGAATGGCAACGCTGAAAATG GTTCAAGATATTGGATTGGAAAAAAGAATTCTTGCAGTTCCCAGAAGTCATCCAGCAGCAAAAAGTAGATTTATTTACTCAAGAGGGAAACTTCATGAGCTTCCTACCGGCATCATGTCCTTAATGAAGAGACAGCCACTCTTCTCAAAGTCATTGTTACCTTTGATACTCAAAGAACCTTTTGTGAGAAGAAAACAAGATGATGTTGATGAGTCTGTATatgacttttttaaaagaagaatgAGTGTAGAG gTAGCAGAGTATCTGAGTGATCCACTCTGCAGAGGCATTTTTGCTGGTGACACTCGTTTGTTGAGCTTGAAGTCTTGTTTTCCTTCAGTTTATCAATATGAAAACCAACATGGTTCCATATTAAAAGGAGCTTTTCTCACAAAAGAAG CCCCAGACACCTCTGTCCTAAGCCCCCTAtcaacaatagccaagaaagaACGTTGGAGCACATGGTCTATAGAAGGTGGCATGCAGACAGTGACTGATAAATTACATGACATACTTAAGCAACAAGGAGTTAGCATCAAAATGAATGCACCCTGTACATCTTTGAGCATGACTTCTGATGGAAAGCTAACGGTGCATTCAGTGAATGATCAGATTACAGTAGATCACGTAATAAGTTGTATACCAGCGCAGTGCCTGGCAAACATTGTACCATTGGACTGGAAACCTCTAGCTGATGAACTGAGTAATATTCATACCACAACAGTGGGAGTTGTGAATTTAGAATACGAAGGAAGTGTAGTACCTGTGGAGGGTTTTGGATATTTAGTTCCTTCTTCTGACGAAACCCAAGTTCTTGGAATTATCTTCGACTCTTGTGCTTTCCCTGAAAATGACAGACATCATGGTGGCAAAACTACAAGGATAACT GTGATGATGGGAGGACACTGGTTCAATTCCTTATTTGGAGATCCCGACTCAGTCGATCCCAACCACCTACAGAATGTTGCCATAGAAACAGCGGAGAAAACACTTGGCATACGCACCAAGCCAACAAGCTGTCTGACCAGCATTCTGCGTGACTGCATCACGCAATACACACTCGGACATTCAGATcgtattaaaaacatttttgattTTATTGAATCGCGAAAGCTACCCCTTACGCTGATTGGCGCGTCGTATAACGGCGTTAGCGTGAATGATTGTATTTATAATGCACAACAAGCGGTGGACCGAATTTTAGAGTCGCGGGATGAAATCCCGTGA
- the LOC140950367 gene encoding transmembrane protein 192-like, with protein sequence MVSLSGEHAQGGYFFNQEESAPGLHSPAQEEALASETASLGLNPETRFYPIRTSWIALLQLILFIGYETLQFILPNKTLMDGESLSVGDGGTDPPFSFLVLLHVGLWVAIFISDRTLQYLHHQSQARGYLEFFRETKELRRFPHYVLSTGNAVLLVIFAVIGHDNNKSNRGNLALYNILQIIFSIEFVLCVPGILWYLVKVLRFNRKKPLPDAEDIDYVNSYINHGVSGSVSVTGYRDNDYLDEVLEKQADMIRYLQQHNANLGKRLMKLTAQQRRSSLQS encoded by the exons ATGGTTAGTTTAAGCGGCGAACACGCACAAGGG GGTTATTTTTTCAACCAAGAGGAGAGTGCACCTGGTTTGCATTCTCCAGCTCAAGAGGAAGCCTTGGCTAGTGAGACAGCATCTTTAGGACTTAATCCTGAGACCAGATTTTACCCCATTCGTACATCATGGATTGCTCTATTGCAGCTGATTCTCTTT ATTGGTTATGAAACCCTACAGTTTATACTTCCGAATAAGACACTTATGGATGGCGAATCACTTTCTGTTGGTGATGGGGGGACAGATCCTCCGTTCAGCTTCCTGGTTCTGCTGCATGTCGGCCTCTGGGTTGCTATATTCATCTCAGACAGAACGTTACAGTACTTGCATCACCAGTCACAAGCCAGAGGTTATCTGGAATTTTTTAGAGAAACTAAAGAGTTAAGAAGATTTCCACATTATGTGCTATCCACGG GAAATGCAGTCCTGTTGGTTATATTTGCAGTTATTGGTCATGATAACAACAAGTCTAACAGAGGAAACTTGGCTTTGTACAATATTCTGCAGATTATCTTCTCAATTGAGTTTGTGCTTTGTGTACCAGGGATATTATGGTACTTAG TCAAAGTTTTAAGGTTTAACAGAAAAAAGCCTTTGCCAGATGCAGAAGACATAGATTATGTAAACTCCTATATCAACCATGGTGTATCAGGCTCTGTTTCCGTAACAGGTTACAG GGACAATGATTACTTGGACGAAGTTCTGGAAAAACAAGCAGACATGATCCGTTACTTGCAGCAACACAATGCCAACTTAGGCAAAAGACTGATGAAACTCACTGCACAGCAAAGGAGAAGCAGTCTTCAGTCTTAA